The Poseidonibacter antarcticus DNA window TGCAGCACTCACTAATAGAGTAGATACAATGGCACTTTTAAAAATTGAACTTAATCTCATACTTAATTCCTTTGAATGAATATTATTTGTTTTAGGCTTTTGAAATAATTGTATATTTTTATAACTAAATGCTTACTGAATTGTTAAAACTAAACAATTTAAATCTTAGTTACAGCTTACTTTTTATATATGTGAATAAAATGGTTATAAATATATGATTGTAAAAAGTACTAAAACATCATAGTACTTTAATTAAAAACTTTCTACATAAAACTTTTCATAATAAATTTTAACTCAAAGTATTTTTACCATATGATGATATTTATGTTTTGATACTTCTAAAATAGTATTCTTTTTAAAACCTATTTTTTCATATAGTTTTAATGCTTTTTGTTTTTCAAAAGAGACTAAAAGAGATAGTTTTTTGAAGCCTAACTCTTGGGCTTTTTTTTCTACAAAAGCGAATAGCTCTTTTGCAAATCCTTGTCCTTGAAACTTTTCAAAAACACTTACTGTATCTATATAAAATTCATCTTTAAAACACTCTCTTTCAAAAGCATTTCTAAAAATGCCTTTGGAAGCTAAATATTCTAAAACAGGTTTATCAAACT harbors:
- a CDS encoding GNAT family N-acetyltransferase, translated to MITQAKKQKNLILANLILNAIGNIATTLTGENEKDKIIEILNKYINMDINRLSYKNISVYKVENEIAGIIIAYDSNRIKEFDKPVLEYLASKGIFRNAFERECFKDEFYIDTVSVFEKFQGQGFAKELFAFVEKKAQELGFKKLSLLVSFEKQKALKLYEKIGFKKNTILEVSKHKYHHMVKIL